The proteins below are encoded in one region of Nocardioides marmorisolisilvae:
- a CDS encoding 1-deoxy-D-xylulose-5-phosphate reductoisomerase: protein MERRDVVILGSTGSIGTQALEVVRANPERFRVVGLTAGGSNRELFEKQVAEFSPIVSGLGENASVDAAAHACDVVLNGITGAVGLRPTLAALDAGNTLALANKESLIIGGPVVTRRARPGQIVPVDSEHSALAQCLRGGRASEVRRLVLTASGGPFRGRTRADLEGVTVEQALAHPTWDMGPVVTINSATLVNKGLEVIEAHLLFDIPFDRIEVVVQPTSVVHSMVEFEDGSTIAQAGPPTMLIPIALAMAWPERVPDTAPPVDWSVPQTWEFFPLDDEAFPAVGLAREAGRRGGTAPAVYNAANEVCVHAFREGRLAFVDIVETVACVVQAHDVPSDPHELTVEDVLAADVWARSETTRLLETR from the coding sequence ATCGAACGCCGCGATGTCGTCATCCTCGGGTCGACCGGATCGATCGGCACCCAAGCGCTCGAGGTGGTGCGCGCCAACCCGGAGCGCTTCCGGGTGGTCGGTCTGACCGCCGGGGGGTCGAACCGGGAACTCTTCGAGAAGCAGGTCGCCGAGTTCTCGCCGATCGTGTCCGGGCTGGGCGAGAATGCCTCGGTCGACGCGGCCGCGCACGCCTGCGACGTGGTGCTCAACGGGATCACCGGCGCGGTCGGGCTGCGTCCGACGCTCGCTGCGCTCGACGCTGGCAACACACTCGCGCTGGCCAACAAGGAGTCGCTGATCATCGGTGGTCCCGTGGTCACCAGGCGCGCCCGACCCGGCCAGATCGTGCCGGTGGACTCCGAGCACAGTGCGCTCGCCCAGTGCTTGCGCGGCGGCCGGGCGAGCGAGGTCCGGCGCCTGGTGCTGACCGCCTCCGGAGGGCCGTTCCGAGGCAGGACCCGGGCCGACCTCGAGGGCGTCACCGTGGAGCAGGCGCTGGCCCACCCGACGTGGGACATGGGGCCCGTCGTCACGATCAACTCGGCGACGCTGGTCAACAAGGGCCTGGAGGTCATCGAGGCGCACCTGCTCTTCGACATCCCGTTCGACCGGATCGAGGTCGTGGTCCAGCCGACCAGCGTCGTGCACTCGATGGTCGAGTTCGAGGACGGGTCCACGATCGCCCAGGCCGGTCCGCCGACGATGCTGATCCCGATCGCGCTGGCGATGGCCTGGCCCGAACGGGTGCCCGACACCGCGCCCCCCGTCGACTGGAGCGTCCCGCAGACCTGGGAGTTCTTCCCGCTCGACGATGAGGCGTTCCCGGCGGTGGGGCTGGCGCGCGAGGCGGGACGGCGCGGCGGCACCGCGCCCGCGGTGTACAACGCGGCAAACGAGGTGTGCGTGCACGCCTTCCGCGAGGGCAGGCTCGCGTTCGTCGACATCGTCGAGACCGTCGCGTGTGTCGTGCAGGCCCACGACGTACCCTCTGATCCGCACGAGCTGACCGTCGAGGACGTGCTGGCCGCCGACGTGTGGGCCCGCTCGGAGACGACCCGCCTCCTGGAGACCCGTTGA
- a CDS encoding M50 family metallopeptidase yields the protein MTTALLYLAGVVIFAVGVAVSIALHELGHLIPGKLYDVKITQYFIGFGRTIWSRRRGETEYGLKAVPLGGYVKLVGMLPPGPDQDPGQMPSRNTGMFAQLVSDARSQEYEAVDEADHDRLFYVQPWWKRVVIMGSGVAVNLVLAFLLFAVVFMGYGALAPTTTVATVSQCVKVVHIDEKPGPCTSADPLAPARKAGLRPGDHLVSFNGTTIDSYDQLQGLIRANEAGAATIVVDRNGHRRTLQTNTAINVLPSRSDVQRSVRAGFLGITPTVTLQRQDVGYVVTTMASGTWDTLKTIGTLPQKLYHVGRAALGLEKRSTDSPMSVVGAGRVAGQLASDHHNSIADRFFSLLLLLAGLNLFLGLINLVPLPPFDGGGIATTLYEAVRRGVARLLGRPDPGVVDAAKLLPVTYAMAVVILVVSVVLIYADIVAPVSLT from the coding sequence ATGACCACCGCCCTGCTCTACCTCGCCGGCGTGGTCATCTTCGCCGTGGGGGTGGCCGTCTCGATCGCCCTGCACGAGCTCGGCCACCTCATCCCCGGCAAGCTCTACGACGTCAAGATCACCCAGTACTTCATCGGGTTCGGCCGGACCATCTGGTCGCGTCGCCGCGGTGAGACCGAGTACGGACTCAAGGCCGTCCCGCTGGGCGGCTACGTGAAGCTGGTCGGCATGCTCCCGCCGGGACCGGACCAGGACCCGGGCCAGATGCCCAGCCGGAACACCGGGATGTTCGCCCAGCTGGTCAGCGACGCCCGCTCCCAGGAGTACGAAGCCGTCGACGAGGCCGATCACGACCGGCTGTTCTACGTGCAGCCGTGGTGGAAGCGCGTGGTGATCATGGGCTCCGGGGTGGCCGTGAACCTGGTGCTGGCGTTCCTGCTCTTCGCCGTCGTCTTCATGGGGTACGGCGCCCTGGCTCCGACCACCACGGTCGCCACGGTGTCGCAGTGCGTGAAGGTCGTGCACATCGACGAGAAGCCGGGCCCGTGCACCTCCGCCGACCCCCTGGCCCCGGCGCGAAAGGCCGGCCTGCGCCCCGGAGACCACCTGGTGTCCTTCAACGGCACCACGATCGACTCCTACGACCAGCTTCAGGGTCTGATCCGCGCCAACGAGGCGGGGGCGGCGACGATCGTGGTCGACCGGAACGGGCACCGCCGCACGCTGCAGACCAACACGGCCATCAACGTGCTCCCCAGCCGCAGTGACGTGCAGCGCAGCGTGCGGGCCGGCTTCCTCGGAATCACCCCTACGGTCACGCTCCAGCGGCAGGACGTGGGCTACGTCGTGACCACGATGGCCAGCGGGACCTGGGACACCCTGAAGACCATCGGCACCCTGCCGCAGAAGCTCTACCACGTGGGCCGGGCGGCGCTCGGACTGGAGAAGCGCAGCACGGACAGCCCGATGAGCGTCGTCGGCGCCGGCCGGGTCGCCGGGCAGCTCGCCTCCGACCACCACAACTCGATCGCCGACCGGTTCTTCTCGCTGTTGCTGCTCCTTGCTGGACTCAACCTGTTCCTCGGGTTGATCAACCTGGTGCCCCTGCCGCCCTTCGACGGAGGCGGCATCGCCACCACGCTCTACGAGGCGGTACGCCGTGGTGTGGCCAGGCTGCTCGGTCGCCCCGACCCTGGCGTCGTCGATGCGGCGAAGCTGCTGCCGGTCACCTATGCGATGGCCGTGGTGATCCTGGTCGTCAGCGTGGTGCTGATCTATGCCGACATCGTCGCGCCGGTCTCGTTGACCTGA
- the ispG gene encoding flavodoxin-dependent (E)-4-hydroxy-3-methylbut-2-enyl-diphosphate synthase codes for MTQVSLGMPEAPAPVLAPRRKTRQIKVGKVGVGSESPISVQSMCTTLTADVNTTLQQIAELTAAGCDIVRVACPSADDAEALPEIARHSQIPVIADIHFQPKYVFAAIEAGCAAVRVNPGNIKKFDDQVKEIAQAAKDHGTSIRIGVNAGSLDMRIMDKYGKATPEALVESAVWEASLFEEHDFHDFKISVKHHDPVVMVRAYELLAEQGDWPLHLGVTEAGPAFQGTIKSATAFGALLSKGIGDTIRVSLSAPPVEEVKVGIQILQSLNLRPRKLEIVSCPSCGRAQVDVYTLAERVTAGLEGLEVPLRVAVMGCVVNGPGEAREADLGVASGNGKGQIFVRGEVIKTVPEAQIVETLIEEAMRIAEGMEPVEGGGAEVSVG; via the coding sequence ATGACCCAGGTTTCCCTCGGCATGCCGGAGGCCCCGGCTCCCGTGCTCGCCCCCCGCCGCAAGACCCGCCAGATCAAGGTCGGCAAGGTCGGTGTCGGCAGCGAGTCGCCGATCTCCGTGCAGTCGATGTGCACCACCCTCACCGCCGACGTGAACACCACCCTGCAGCAGATCGCCGAGCTCACCGCGGCCGGCTGCGACATCGTCCGGGTGGCCTGCCCCTCGGCGGACGACGCCGAGGCGCTGCCGGAGATCGCCCGGCACTCCCAGATCCCGGTGATCGCCGACATCCACTTCCAGCCGAAGTACGTCTTCGCGGCGATCGAGGCCGGCTGCGCTGCGGTCCGGGTCAACCCCGGCAACATCAAGAAGTTCGACGACCAGGTCAAGGAGATCGCCCAGGCCGCCAAGGACCACGGCACCTCGATCCGGATCGGCGTCAACGCCGGCTCGCTGGACATGCGGATCATGGACAAGTACGGCAAGGCCACGCCGGAGGCGCTCGTCGAGTCGGCCGTCTGGGAGGCCAGCCTCTTCGAGGAGCACGACTTCCACGACTTCAAGATCTCGGTCAAGCACCACGACCCCGTGGTGATGGTGCGTGCCTACGAGCTGCTCGCCGAGCAGGGTGACTGGCCGCTGCACCTCGGCGTGACCGAGGCCGGCCCGGCGTTCCAGGGCACCATCAAGTCCGCCACCGCCTTCGGCGCGCTGCTGAGCAAGGGCATCGGCGACACCATCCGGGTTTCGCTGTCCGCGCCGCCGGTCGAGGAGGTCAAGGTCGGGATCCAGATCCTCCAGTCGCTCAACCTTCGCCCGCGCAAGCTCGAGATCGTGTCATGCCCTTCGTGCGGTCGGGCACAGGTCGACGTCTACACCCTCGCCGAGCGGGTCACCGCGGGGCTCGAGGGCCTCGAGGTCCCGCTGCGAGTGGCCGTGATGGGCTGCGTGGTGAACGGCCCCGGCGAGGCCAGGGAGGCCGACCTCGGGGTCGCCTCGGGCAACGGCAAGGGGCAGATCTTCGTCCGGGGCGAGGTCATCAAGACGGTGCCCGAGGCACAGATCGTCGAGACCCTGATCGAGGAGGCGATGCGGATCGCCGAGGGGATGGAGCCGGTCGAGGGCGGCGGCGCAGAGGTCAGCGTCGGCTGA
- a CDS encoding GNAT family N-acetyltransferase — MQVTAQEVRVLGPADVPLALHCLETEPVTNVFVDYRTRLTQLDRRWLGGEMWGYFTGGELVSMCHVGANLVPVNATEAACTAFARRMMQTRPPSSTVVGPRDAVEAMWTLLQRTWDRPREFRWDQPHLVITGAPQVEPDPLVRRTPPVALETLYPACVAMYTEEVGISPEQDGGRDLYHARVAQLVNRGWSFSRIEDGKVVFKAEIACASPCAAQIQGVYVAPERRGEGLAARGMATVVDIALREVAPAVSLYVNAHNLPARRAYQRVGFEQTATFSTIMF, encoded by the coding sequence GTGCAGGTCACCGCGCAGGAGGTCCGGGTCCTCGGCCCCGCCGACGTACCCTTGGCCCTGCATTGCCTGGAGACCGAACCGGTCACCAACGTCTTCGTCGACTATCGGACCCGGCTCACCCAGCTCGACCGGCGCTGGTTGGGCGGTGAGATGTGGGGCTACTTCACGGGCGGTGAGTTGGTCTCCATGTGCCACGTTGGCGCCAACCTGGTGCCGGTCAACGCCACCGAGGCGGCGTGCACGGCCTTCGCCCGGCGGATGATGCAGACCCGCCCGCCCTCGTCCACGGTGGTCGGACCGCGTGACGCGGTGGAGGCGATGTGGACGCTGCTGCAGCGCACCTGGGACCGGCCCCGCGAGTTCCGCTGGGACCAGCCGCACCTGGTGATCACCGGCGCACCGCAGGTCGAGCCGGACCCGTTGGTACGGCGTACCCCGCCGGTGGCGCTGGAGACCCTCTACCCGGCCTGTGTGGCGATGTACACCGAGGAGGTCGGCATCTCCCCCGAGCAGGACGGCGGCCGGGACCTCTACCACGCCCGCGTCGCGCAATTGGTCAACCGCGGGTGGTCCTTCTCGCGGATCGAGGACGGCAAGGTCGTCTTCAAGGCGGAGATCGCCTGCGCCTCACCGTGCGCCGCCCAGATCCAGGGCGTCTACGTCGCGCCGGAGCGACGCGGCGAGGGGCTGGCCGCCCGGGGGATGGCGACGGTGGTCGACATCGCTCTGCGTGAGGTGGCGCCGGCGGTGTCGCTCTACGTCAATGCGCACAACCTGCCGGCCCGGCGCGCCTACCAGCGGGTCGGGTTCGAGCAGACGGCGACCTTCTCCACGATCATGTTCTGA
- a CDS encoding APC family permease gives MSTDVEQTARASGDDVRLKKDFGTIGLLFAAIGSIIGSGWLFSSLKASSQAGPAALISWIVATIMFLLIGLSYSELGVMFPRSGGVARYPHYAWGSFASYSMGWVTWLACASVAAVEVSAVLTYAESYLHWLEHDNGTLTGVGILIAIAIMALFVLINYFGVRWFARINNVLVWWKLAMIVLVIVALLVTAFHSVNFHGLKGGFAPYGIKGAFEAIPAAGIAFSFLGFRQGIELAGETDNPRRNVPLTLIGSVLICGVLYFLLQVAFIGSVPTKDLGGGDWASLNTPQTLLQASGGASANFSPLAVLATVLGLGWLAALLYADAIISPSDTGLIYTSVTARMSYAMGRNRNAPRVLAHVNERGVPWPSLILAWVVGCIFFLPFPSWQALVSIVTSLTVLSFGSGAIALLTFRKQLPDQERPYRLKAAWVIGPLALLSTNLMMYWAGWDQVWKMMCAVLIGYVLLAIFEYFDRGVNRRAPQLDFKHGWWVLVWFAGITLVSYLGSYSGASTVDAGQANVYKFNGGVIANIILTVIVLALAWHCQLPGERVEQILNESEDDVPVEPPVAL, from the coding sequence ATGAGCACAGACGTGGAACAGACGGCGAGAGCGAGCGGCGACGACGTTCGCCTCAAGAAGGACTTCGGGACGATCGGACTGCTGTTCGCGGCGATCGGGTCGATCATCGGATCGGGCTGGCTGTTCAGCTCCTTGAAGGCGTCCAGCCAGGCGGGCCCGGCGGCACTGATCTCCTGGATCGTCGCCACGATCATGTTCCTGCTGATCGGTCTGAGCTACAGCGAGCTCGGTGTGATGTTCCCGCGCAGCGGTGGTGTCGCGCGCTATCCGCACTACGCGTGGGGATCGTTCGCGAGCTACTCGATGGGCTGGGTGACCTGGCTCGCCTGCGCCTCCGTGGCAGCGGTGGAGGTCTCCGCGGTGCTCACCTATGCGGAGTCCTACCTGCACTGGCTCGAGCACGACAACGGCACGCTGACCGGGGTCGGCATCCTGATCGCGATCGCGATCATGGCCCTCTTCGTGCTGATCAACTACTTCGGTGTCCGCTGGTTCGCCCGGATCAACAACGTGCTGGTCTGGTGGAAGCTGGCGATGATCGTCCTGGTGATCGTGGCCCTGCTGGTGACCGCCTTCCACTCGGTGAACTTCCACGGGCTCAAGGGCGGATTCGCGCCGTACGGCATCAAGGGTGCCTTCGAGGCGATCCCGGCAGCCGGTATCGCCTTCTCGTTCCTGGGGTTCCGGCAGGGCATCGAGCTGGCTGGTGAGACCGACAATCCGCGACGCAACGTGCCGCTCACCCTGATCGGCTCGGTGCTGATCTGTGGCGTCCTCTACTTCCTGCTGCAGGTCGCCTTCATCGGGTCGGTGCCGACCAAGGACCTCGGTGGCGGCGACTGGGCAAGCCTGAACACCCCGCAGACCCTGTTGCAGGCCTCAGGTGGGGCCTCGGCGAACTTCAGCCCGCTGGCGGTGCTGGCCACCGTGCTCGGGCTGGGCTGGCTCGCGGCCCTGCTGTACGCCGACGCGATCATCTCGCCGTCGGACACCGGCCTCATCTACACCAGCGTCACCGCCCGGATGTCGTACGCGATGGGCCGCAACCGCAACGCGCCGAGGGTGCTGGCCCACGTGAACGAGCGTGGCGTCCCGTGGCCGAGCCTGATCCTCGCCTGGGTCGTGGGGTGCATCTTCTTCCTGCCGTTCCCGAGCTGGCAGGCGCTGGTCTCCATCGTCACCTCGCTCACGGTGCTCTCCTTCGGCAGCGGCGCGATCGCGCTGCTCACCTTCCGCAAGCAGCTGCCGGACCAGGAGCGTCCCTACCGGCTGAAGGCTGCCTGGGTGATCGGGCCGCTGGCACTGCTGTCGACGAACCTGATGATGTACTGGGCCGGATGGGACCAGGTGTGGAAGATGATGTGTGCGGTCCTGATCGGCTACGTGCTGCTCGCGATCTTCGAGTACTTCGACCGTGGTGTGAACCGGCGTGCACCGCAACTCGACTTCAAGCACGGCTGGTGGGTGCTGGTCTGGTTCGCGGGCATCACCCTGGTGAGCTACCTGGGCAGCTACTCCGGTGCCAGCACCGTGGACGCGGGGCAGGCCAACGTCTACAAGTTCAACGGCGGCGTGATCGCGAACATCATTCTGACGGTGATCGTGCTCGCGCTCGCCTGGCACTGCCAGCTGCCCGGCGAGCGGGTCGAGCAGATCCTCAACGAGTCCGAGGACGATGTCCCGGTCGAGCCGCCGGTGGCTCTGTAG
- a CDS encoding proline--tRNA ligase, with amino-acid sequence MTAARVLRMSSLFVRTLRDDPADAEVPSHRLLVRAGYVRRAAPGIYSWLPLGLRVLRNVEGVIREEMDAIGAQELQFPALLPREPYEASGRWTEYGDGIFRLKDRKGGDYLLGPTHEEMFTLAVKDLYSSYKDLPVWLYQIQTKYRDEARPRAGILRGREFVMKDSYSFDTTDEGLDASYAAHRDAYVRTFDRLGFDYVIVKATSGAMGGSKSEEFLARAEVGEDTYVRCTNCDYAANVEAVSVRPPTVLGGGSDGWGDAPAAHAEQTPETPTIATLVDHLNQAFPREDRPWQASDTLKNVLVVLKHPDGTREPLAIGLPGDREVDQRRLEGQLEPIEVEPMDETEMRRHPTLVKGYIGPAALGEKSPSGIRYVVDPRVVDGTRWVTGADISGSHVLDLVVGRDFTPDGTIEAAEVRDGDPCPQCADGTLETARGIEMGHIFQLGRKYADALDLRVLDENGKLVTVTMGSYGIGVSRAVAAIAEYNHDELGLCWPREISPADVHVVATGKDPAVFEAADRLATDLAAAGLVVLYDDRPKVSPGVKFKDAELLGVPTIVTVGRGLADGNVELKDRAGGDRREVPVGRAVEELLAETGRGRES; translated from the coding sequence ATGACTGCCGCCCGCGTGCTCAGGATGTCGTCCCTGTTCGTCCGCACCCTGCGCGACGACCCGGCGGACGCCGAGGTGCCGAGCCACCGGTTGCTGGTCCGCGCCGGCTACGTACGCCGCGCCGCGCCGGGCATCTACTCCTGGCTGCCGCTGGGCCTGCGGGTCCTGCGCAACGTCGAGGGTGTGATCCGCGAGGAGATGGACGCGATCGGCGCCCAGGAGCTGCAGTTCCCAGCGCTCCTGCCCCGGGAGCCCTACGAGGCGAGCGGCCGTTGGACGGAGTACGGCGACGGCATCTTCCGGCTCAAGGACCGCAAGGGCGGCGACTACCTGCTCGGGCCCACCCACGAGGAGATGTTCACGCTCGCGGTCAAGGACCTCTACTCGTCCTACAAGGACCTACCGGTCTGGCTCTACCAGATCCAGACCAAGTACCGCGACGAGGCCCGGCCGCGCGCGGGCATCCTGCGCGGACGCGAGTTCGTGATGAAGGACTCCTACTCCTTCGACACCACCGACGAGGGTCTCGACGCCTCCTATGCGGCACACCGCGACGCCTACGTGCGGACCTTCGACCGGCTCGGGTTCGACTACGTGATCGTCAAGGCCACCTCGGGCGCGATGGGCGGCTCGAAGTCGGAGGAGTTCCTGGCCCGTGCGGAGGTGGGCGAGGACACCTACGTGCGCTGCACGAACTGCGACTACGCCGCCAACGTCGAGGCGGTGTCCGTGCGTCCGCCCACTGTGCTGGGCGGTGGATCCGATGGATGGGGCGACGCACCCGCTGCGCACGCCGAGCAGACGCCCGAGACCCCCACGATCGCCACCCTCGTCGACCACCTCAACCAGGCCTTCCCCCGCGAGGATCGTCCGTGGCAGGCGTCCGACACGCTCAAGAACGTGCTCGTCGTGCTCAAGCACCCCGACGGGACCCGCGAACCCCTCGCGATCGGCCTGCCCGGCGACCGCGAGGTCGACCAGAGGCGTCTCGAGGGCCAGCTCGAACCGATCGAGGTCGAGCCGATGGACGAGACGGAGATGCGCCGGCACCCCACGCTGGTCAAGGGCTACATCGGCCCGGCGGCGCTCGGTGAGAAGAGTCCGTCCGGCATCCGGTACGTCGTCGATCCGCGCGTGGTGGACGGCACCCGCTGGGTGACGGGCGCGGACATCTCCGGCAGCCACGTCCTCGACCTCGTGGTCGGCCGCGACTTCACCCCCGACGGCACGATCGAGGCCGCCGAGGTCCGGGACGGAGACCCCTGCCCGCAGTGTGCCGACGGCACGCTCGAGACGGCTCGCGGAATCGAGATGGGCCATATCTTCCAGCTGGGCCGCAAGTACGCCGACGCCCTCGACCTGCGTGTCCTCGACGAGAACGGCAAGCTGGTGACCGTGACGATGGGGTCCTACGGCATCGGCGTGTCACGGGCCGTCGCGGCGATCGCGGAGTACAACCACGACGAGCTGGGCCTGTGCTGGCCGCGCGAGATCAGCCCTGCCGACGTGCACGTGGTGGCGACCGGCAAGGACCCCGCGGTGTTCGAGGCCGCGGACCGGCTGGCGACCGATCTCGCGGCGGCCGGACTCGTGGTGCTCTACGACGACCGGCCCAAGGTCAGCCCCGGCGTGAAGTTCAAGGATGCCGAGCTGCTCGGCGTGCCCACGATCGTGACCGTCGGTCGGGGACTGGCCGACGGCAACGTCGAGCTGAAGGACCGTGCCGGCGGTGATCGCCGCGAGGTGCCCGTCGGCCGCGCGGTCGAGGAGCTGCTCGCCGAGACGGGGCGGGGCCGGGAGAGCTGA
- a CDS encoding aldo/keto reductase: MTDSATVVAQRPLGASGLMVSTVGIGCNAFSRRVDAAGVASILDAAGELGVTLLDTADTYGAEPGGSEALLGEALAGRRDDFVVATKFGMDMRGAYGDDHGVRGSRRYVRRAVEGSLSRLRTDHIDLYQLHAPDPVTPIEETLSVLDDLVHEGKVRYVGCSNFAAWQIVHAAWTARAAGLTPFVSVQNRYSLLDRSVEAEVVPAAEEFGLGLLPFFPLERGLLTGKYARGAEPPTGSRAAAEPDRSSWLAEADWERVEGLTAYAAARDLSILDVAIAGLAAQPAVASVISGVTSADQLRRNVAALRWEPSSEDLAELAEL, from the coding sequence GTGACCGACTCTGCGACTGTCGTGGCCCAGCGACCCCTCGGTGCCTCCGGCCTGATGGTGAGCACGGTCGGCATCGGGTGCAACGCGTTCAGCCGCCGCGTCGACGCCGCCGGCGTGGCGTCGATCCTGGACGCGGCGGGCGAGCTCGGTGTCACGCTGCTGGACACCGCGGACACCTACGGGGCCGAGCCCGGCGGCAGCGAGGCTCTCCTCGGCGAGGCCCTGGCCGGGCGCCGCGACGACTTCGTGGTGGCCACGAAGTTCGGCATGGACATGCGCGGGGCCTACGGCGATGACCATGGCGTCCGCGGGTCCCGGCGATACGTACGGCGGGCCGTCGAGGGCTCGCTCTCCCGGCTGCGGACCGACCACATCGACCTCTACCAACTGCACGCACCGGACCCGGTCACCCCGATCGAGGAGACGCTCAGCGTGCTCGACGACCTCGTGCACGAGGGCAAGGTGCGCTACGTCGGCTGCTCGAACTTCGCCGCCTGGCAGATCGTCCACGCCGCGTGGACGGCGCGCGCGGCCGGGCTCACCCCGTTCGTGTCCGTGCAGAACCGCTACTCGCTGCTCGACCGCAGCGTGGAGGCGGAGGTCGTCCCGGCCGCCGAGGAGTTCGGGCTGGGCCTGCTGCCGTTCTTCCCCCTGGAGCGCGGCCTGCTCACGGGCAAGTACGCCCGTGGCGCCGAGCCGCCCACCGGCTCGCGGGCCGCCGCGGAGCCGGACCGCTCGAGTTGGCTCGCGGAGGCCGACTGGGAGCGGGTCGAGGGCCTCACGGCGTACGCCGCCGCGCGCGACCTGTCGATCCTCGACGTCGCGATCGCGGGCCTGGCCGCCCAGCCTGCGGTCGCCTCGGTGATCTCCGGCGTCACCTCCGCGGACCAGCTGCGCCGGAACGTCGCCGCACTCCGCTGGGAGCCCTCCAGCGAGGACCTGGCCGAGCTCGCCGAGCTCTGA
- a CDS encoding HAD family hydrolase yields MTVQAVIFDWGGTLTAWHDIDFHAEALALAAACRAHPESDRASADLLHAANQAVWGRSRDHQQSATITDLFDEAGLEHDPALLSAYRDFWEPHTLTDPEVRPLWEALRSRGIRVGVLSNTIWPRAWHRDFFRRDGVEHLIDGDVYTSEIPWTKPSERAFRAAMEAVGVNDASRCVYVGDRLFDDVWGARNAGMRAVHVPHSTIPSSQLGHTEGQPDAVVQRLSEIAALVDLL; encoded by the coding sequence ATGACGGTGCAGGCGGTGATCTTCGACTGGGGCGGCACCCTGACCGCCTGGCACGACATCGACTTCCACGCCGAGGCGCTCGCCCTCGCGGCCGCCTGCCGCGCGCACCCGGAGAGCGACCGGGCCAGTGCCGACCTGCTGCACGCGGCCAACCAGGCGGTCTGGGGTCGCTCCCGGGACCACCAGCAGAGCGCCACGATCACCGACCTGTTCGACGAGGCCGGTCTCGAGCACGATCCCGCGCTGCTCTCCGCCTACCGCGACTTCTGGGAGCCGCACACCCTCACCGACCCCGAGGTCCGGCCGCTATGGGAGGCCTTGCGCTCCCGGGGGATCCGGGTGGGCGTGCTGTCCAACACCATCTGGCCGCGCGCGTGGCACCGTGACTTCTTTCGTCGCGACGGCGTGGAGCACCTGATCGACGGCGACGTCTACACCAGCGAGATCCCGTGGACGAAGCCGTCGGAGCGGGCCTTCCGGGCGGCCATGGAGGCGGTCGGGGTCAACGACGCGTCGCGCTGCGTCTACGTCGGGGACCGGCTCTTCGATGACGTCTGGGGCGCCCGCAATGCCGGGATGCGCGCGGTCCACGTGCCCCACTCCACGATCCCGAGCAGCCAGCTCGGACACACCGAGGGGCAGCCCGACGCAGTGGTGCAGCGGCTCTCGGAGATCGCCGCCCTGGTCGATCTGCTGTAG
- a CDS encoding ferritin-like domain-containing protein, with the protein MTPREALQATLAGEHAAVYLYGVMGGQVSRSQQPGLADLVAHSYDTHRTRRDRLTVLVSNAGGVPVASAAAYRLPNDLATPADVRTAARQVEARCVVLYGQLVANSTGATRAWAISALEAAAVEQLGYGATPSHFPGMQGPIQG; encoded by the coding sequence ATGACGCCGCGCGAAGCGCTCCAGGCGACCCTCGCGGGCGAGCACGCCGCGGTCTACCTCTACGGGGTGATGGGGGGGCAGGTGTCCCGGTCCCAGCAGCCGGGTCTCGCCGATCTGGTCGCACACAGCTACGACACGCATCGGACCCGGCGCGACCGACTCACGGTATTGGTGAGCAACGCGGGCGGCGTACCGGTCGCGTCGGCCGCGGCCTACCGGCTGCCGAACGACCTCGCCACGCCCGCCGACGTACGCACCGCGGCGCGCCAGGTCGAGGCACGCTGCGTCGTGCTCTACGGCCAGCTGGTCGCCAACAGCACCGGAGCCACGCGCGCGTGGGCCATCAGCGCACTCGAGGCTGCGGCGGTGGAGCAGCTCGGGTACGGCGCCACCCCGTCGCACTTCCCCGGGATGCAGGGACCGATCCAGGGCTGA
- the rimP gene encoding ribosome maturation factor RimP, whose protein sequence is MNTSETRDRLGVLLTEPMAALGLDLEAVELTSAGKRRVLRVAVDKDGGVSMDDVADATREVSRVLDDTDVMGSQPYTLEVSSPGVDRPLTLPRHWRRNTDRLVKVTLAAGGTVTGRVAEAGESAVLLEVDGGTREVPYDQVDKAKVQIELKPFERAPRPPEEG, encoded by the coding sequence GTGAACACTTCGGAGACCAGGGACCGCCTCGGCGTGCTGCTCACCGAGCCGATGGCCGCCTTGGGCCTCGACCTCGAGGCGGTCGAGCTCACCTCGGCCGGCAAGCGTCGGGTGCTGCGCGTCGCGGTCGACAAGGACGGCGGGGTCTCGATGGACGACGTCGCCGATGCCACCCGGGAGGTCTCGCGGGTGCTGGACGACACCGATGTGATGGGTAGCCAGCCGTACACCCTCGAGGTCTCCTCGCCCGGCGTCGACCGGCCGCTGACCCTCCCACGGCACTGGCGTCGCAACACCGACCGACTGGTCAAGGTGACCCTCGCCGCGGGCGGGACCGTGACGGGGCGGGTCGCCGAGGCCGGCGAATCCGCGGTCCTGCTCGAGGTCGACGGTGGCACCCGAGAGGTGCCCTACGACCAGGTCGACAAGGCCAAGGTGCAGATCGAGTTGAAGCCCTTCGAGAGGGCGCCACGACCCCCGGAAGAGGGCTGA